One window of Chryseobacterium indologenes genomic DNA carries:
- a CDS encoding response regulator transcription factor produces MKILIVEDEPELKDTVQKFLEAEHFIVEYAENYSNGLEKIISYEYDCILLDIMLPDGNGMDLLKEIKKMHKKDPVIILSAKDSVDDKVTGLEIGADDYLAKPFHLAELMARIKSVIRRKNQDGENIIRYKNISIDPESRTVKVGNEELVLNRKEYDLLYYFVIHPEKTLQKTTLAEAIWGDYIDQADSLDFIYSQIKNLRKKLKTLNAEADFQAVYGIGYKFI; encoded by the coding sequence ATGAAGATTTTAATAGTAGAAGATGAGCCCGAACTGAAAGATACGGTACAGAAATTTCTGGAGGCAGAACATTTCATTGTGGAGTATGCAGAGAATTACAGCAACGGACTGGAGAAAATTATTTCTTATGAATATGACTGTATTTTGCTGGATATTATGCTGCCTGACGGAAACGGAATGGATCTGCTGAAAGAGATAAAAAAAATGCACAAGAAAGATCCCGTAATTATCCTTTCTGCCAAAGATTCAGTAGATGATAAGGTAACCGGATTGGAAATAGGGGCTGATGATTACCTTGCCAAACCCTTTCATCTTGCAGAACTAATGGCGAGAATCAAATCCGTGATCAGAAGAAAAAACCAGGATGGTGAAAATATCATCCGATATAAAAATATAAGTATTGATCCGGAGAGCAGAACGGTGAAAGTAGGAAATGAAGAATTGGTCCTTAACCGTAAAGAGTATGATTTGTTGTACTATTTTGTGATCCATCCCGAAAAAACTTTGCAGAAAACGACATTGGCAGAAGCTATCTGGGGAGATTATATCGATCAGGCAGACAGTCTGGATTTTATTTATTCACAAATTAAAAATCTTCGTAAAAAATTAAAAACGCTCAATGCCGAAGCTGATTTCCAGGCGGTGTACGGAATAGGATATAAATTTATCTGA
- a CDS encoding SanA/YdcF family protein — translation MKKIIKNIFKIFLLLLVAGIIFVAWANYSIKKDSESFVSYNIADIPEAKTGLLLGTGKLLSNGTPNAYFYNRIKAAGDLFKSGKIQYIIVSGDNSTKDYNEPEDMQLALMQEGIPQDKIILDHAGFRTLDSVVRAKDIFSQKKLVIISQKFHNERAVFLARKNGMKAFGYNAADVNKYAGLKTNIREYAAKAKAYWDLLFGVEPKFGGKKIVIP, via the coding sequence ATGAAAAAAATAATCAAAAATATTTTTAAAATTTTCCTGCTTCTTTTAGTTGCAGGAATTATTTTTGTTGCCTGGGCGAATTACAGCATCAAAAAGGATAGTGAATCTTTCGTTTCTTATAATATCGCTGATATACCTGAAGCAAAGACAGGTCTTTTATTGGGTACAGGAAAACTTCTGAGCAACGGAACCCCAAATGCTTATTTCTATAACAGAATTAAAGCCGCAGGAGATTTATTTAAAAGTGGAAAAATACAGTACATCATCGTCAGCGGAGACAACAGTACCAAAGATTATAATGAACCCGAAGATATGCAGCTTGCATTGATGCAGGAAGGTATTCCACAGGACAAAATCATTCTAGATCATGCCGGATTCAGAACATTGGATTCTGTGGTAAGAGCAAAAGATATTTTCAGCCAAAAAAAACTGGTAATCATTTCTCAGAAATTCCATAATGAAAGAGCCGTTTTCCTGGCCAGAAAAAATGGAATGAAAGCTTTCGGATATAATGCTGCTGATGTGAATAAATATGCAGGGTTAAAAACTAATATTAGAGAGTATGCGGCCAAAGCTAAGGCATACTGGGATCTTCTTTTTGGGGTAGAACCGAAATTTGGCGGAAAAAAAATTGTAATTCCTTAA
- a CDS encoding DUF6576 domain-containing protein, whose translation MSELLILGFIIAIVLLFFNREWIKNRFFPDQQKNYTIDDKFNSDKRDREKEIDRLLSKMGKNGVNDLSEKDRKRLDELSKM comes from the coding sequence ATGAGCGAATTATTAATTTTAGGATTTATTATCGCAATAGTATTACTGTTTTTCAACAGAGAATGGATCAAAAACAGATTCTTTCCTGATCAGCAAAAAAACTATACTATTGATGACAAGTTCAATTCTGATAAACGTGACCGGGAGAAAGAGATCGACAGACTTTTAAGCAAAATGGGTAAAAACGGAGTGAATGATCTGTCTGAGAAAGACAGAAAAAGACTTGACGAATTGTCCAAAATGTAA
- a CDS encoding YjjG family noncanonical pyrimidine nucleotidase, translating to MKMQHVFFDLDNTLWDHRRNAYLTIRELFEKQDITSKYNIDFEEFHSVYHDINEDLWEKIRDGIIGKEYLREHRFYDSFKHFGVEDKELALYFEEHFLDNIVSHNELVEGAEDVLEYLKAKNYTLHIISNGFQEVTERKCTLSGIAPYFKTITSADSVGVRKPNPRIFEYSLGLSEARKEESILIGDDWIADAMGATDFGMDAIFFDVYKEDKQKEGLKAITHLQQIKEYL from the coding sequence ATGAAAATGCAGCATGTTTTTTTTGACCTGGATAATACACTCTGGGATCACCGTAGAAATGCCTATCTTACCATCAGGGAACTTTTTGAAAAACAGGATATAACTTCAAAGTACAATATTGACTTTGAAGAGTTTCACTCTGTTTACCATGACATCAATGAAGATTTATGGGAAAAGATCAGAGATGGGATTATTGGCAAAGAGTATTTGAGAGAACACCGTTTTTATGACTCATTCAAACATTTTGGGGTAGAAGATAAAGAACTTGCCCTTTATTTTGAAGAGCACTTTCTTGACAATATCGTGAGTCATAATGAATTGGTAGAAGGAGCTGAAGATGTCTTGGAATATCTGAAAGCTAAGAATTATACATTACACATTATCTCCAATGGATTTCAGGAGGTAACAGAAAGAAAATGTACTCTCTCCGGAATTGCACCTTATTTTAAAACCATTACCAGTGCAGATTCCGTGGGAGTAAGAAAACCTAATCCAAGGATTTTTGAATACTCCTTAGGACTTTCTGAAGCCAGAAAAGAAGAGAGTATCCTGATTGGGGATGACTGGATTGCTGATGCCATGGGAGCAACAGACTTTGGAATGGATGCCATTTTCTTTGATGTTTATAAGGAAGATAAGCAGAAAGAAGGATTAAAAGCCATTACCCATCTACAGCAGATCAAAGAGTATCTATAA
- a CDS encoding sensor histidine kinase: protein MKISLKYYTIKYLIIILLFIIAVWAGLFYAYILDEVHDNVDDGLKDRKIQIIKAVYLNPQLLKNNDFGFNEFKINPIKAEEYQNKSRLYNKMYYMEYDDKDQPYRVLEADFIDQFKNQQRLVIRTSTVEEDELIYDLTTALIVLYLLLVISIVVINGYLLNKAMRPFYLILDKLKKYQFGIPFSQEKQTYKITEFEELNVEINEMIERNELAFYQQKQFIENASHELQTPLAIVINKIDLLIQNDDLDKKSLTFLTEVKNDLRRMVGLNKSLLMLSKIENSQFNKTSDVDFNGMIAHLVQNYEDFIAFKKVEVNIIEKGKFVADFNQNLADILLSNLLKNAVKYNNEEGTLNIIVENNRITFQNSGASVPLDKSRIFNRFYKKGSDHTSTGLGLSIIKTIIKQYPGWDIVYEFGDQMHYFILTKNSGR from the coding sequence ATGAAAATTTCTTTAAAATATTATACCATAAAATACCTGATCATTATCCTGCTGTTCATTATTGCAGTTTGGGCAGGGCTGTTTTATGCTTATATCCTGGATGAAGTGCATGATAATGTGGATGACGGATTGAAAGATCGAAAAATACAGATTATCAAAGCTGTTTACCTGAACCCTCAGCTGTTGAAAAATAATGATTTTGGATTTAATGAATTTAAAATCAATCCCATTAAAGCTGAAGAATATCAGAATAAAAGCAGGCTGTACAATAAGATGTATTATATGGAATATGATGATAAAGACCAGCCTTACAGGGTTCTTGAGGCAGACTTTATCGATCAGTTTAAAAATCAGCAGAGGCTTGTCATAAGAACCTCTACCGTTGAAGAGGACGAATTGATCTACGACCTTACGACTGCTTTAATTGTGCTTTATCTTCTTTTGGTAATAAGTATTGTCGTAATCAACGGATATCTGTTGAATAAAGCAATGAGGCCGTTCTATCTGATTTTGGATAAACTTAAAAAATATCAGTTTGGAATTCCTTTTTCACAGGAAAAGCAGACTTATAAAATCACCGAGTTTGAAGAATTGAATGTGGAAATCAATGAAATGATTGAACGTAACGAACTTGCTTTTTATCAGCAGAAGCAATTTATTGAAAATGCTTCCCACGAACTTCAGACCCCTTTGGCTATTGTTATTAACAAAATTGATCTTCTGATTCAGAATGATGACCTTGATAAAAAGAGTCTGACCTTCCTTACCGAAGTTAAAAATGATCTGCGAAGAATGGTAGGCTTAAACAAGTCTTTATTAATGCTTTCCAAAATTGAAAACAGTCAGTTTAATAAAACGTCAGACGTTGATTTTAACGGAATGATAGCTCATTTGGTTCAGAATTATGAAGATTTTATCGCATTTAAAAAAGTTGAGGTCAATATTATAGAGAAAGGAAAGTTTGTTGCAGATTTTAATCAGAATCTTGCAGATATTCTGCTGTCCAATCTTCTGAAAAATGCAGTTAAATATAATAATGAAGAAGGGACGTTAAATATTATTGTTGAAAATAACCGGATTACATTCCAGAACAGTGGTGCATCCGTTCCTTTGGATAAATCCAGAATATTTAATCGTTTCTATAAAAAAGGATCAGATCATACCTCTACCGGATTAGGATTATCTATCATTAAAACCATTATAAAACAATACCCGGGATGGGATATTGTCTATGAATTCGGAGACCAGATGCATTACTTTATCCTGACAAAGAATAGCGGACGTTAA
- a CDS encoding PepSY-like domain-containing protein codes for MINWNLINSNGRKISSAQIRKNMISFMTRNHPCSVIESIEKKYNAYKIHLMNGLCLVFDADGRNVKSN; via the coding sequence ATGATCAACTGGAATTTAATAAACAGCAACGGAAGAAAGATTTCTTCTGCTCAGATTAGAAAGAATATGATTTCATTTATGACAAGGAACCATCCTTGCAGCGTAATTGAATCTATTGAAAAAAAATATAATGCTTACAAAATTCATTTGATGAACGGTCTGTGTCTTGTTTTTGATGCAGATGGCCGTAATGTGAAATCAAATTAG
- a CDS encoding lipoprotein signal peptidase — MKKILAITFLVLLIDQASKIYIKTHFNLDDSVTVLPGFKLTFVENPGMAYGFHFGGIIGKYFLVILRIFLIGGMVYMFKKWLKEGASNYLLIPMAIIFAGAIGNLIDGMFYGMIFDSGTVYDPSIDRWIGYGGISKFAPFGHGYSTFMKGCVVDMLHFPLVDWNVPESWPLIGGKHLEFFKYIFNVADSAITIGAAFLLIFRKKAFPNGLEF, encoded by the coding sequence ATGAAAAAGATCTTAGCGATAACATTTTTGGTGTTATTAATTGACCAGGCTTCAAAAATTTATATCAAAACTCATTTTAATCTGGATGACAGTGTCACTGTTTTGCCGGGATTTAAACTCACCTTTGTGGAAAACCCGGGAATGGCCTATGGATTTCACTTCGGAGGAATCATTGGAAAATATTTCCTGGTGATCCTAAGAATCTTCCTGATCGGAGGAATGGTGTACATGTTTAAAAAATGGCTGAAAGAAGGAGCCTCCAATTATCTTTTGATCCCTATGGCAATTATTTTTGCAGGTGCTATCGGAAACCTTATTGACGGAATGTTCTATGGAATGATTTTCGACAGCGGGACGGTATATGACCCAAGTATTGACCGATGGATCGGCTACGGAGGTATTTCTAAATTTGCTCCTTTCGGACACGGATATTCTACTTTTATGAAAGGATGTGTAGTAGATATGCTTCACTTCCCATTGGTAGACTGGAATGTTCCTGAAAGCTGGCCTTTGATAGGAGGAAAACACCTTGAGTTTTTCAAATATATTTTTAATGTTGCAGATTCTGCCATTACTATTGGTGCCGCATTCTTATTAATTTTCAGAAAAAAAGCTTTCCCTAACGGACTGGAGTTTTAA
- a CDS encoding RNA polymerase sigma factor encodes MKSKSDSLLISLYQKGDEGALSTLIHRHQRELFTFIFYKINDEDLANDIFQDTFMKIIVMLKEGRYNEEGKFILWAKRISHNLIIDHFRSKAKNIKVSETTFETDEYSIFDLIREPSENIEDQLVTNQIQEDLLRMLQFLPQNQQEVIKLRFFDGLSFKEIADHTDMSINTTLGRVRYALINLRKIMDENNIILTR; translated from the coding sequence ATGAAATCAAAATCGGATAGTTTACTAATTTCCCTTTACCAGAAAGGAGACGAGGGTGCATTGTCAACCCTTATTCACCGACATCAGAGAGAACTGTTTACATTCATTTTTTACAAAATTAATGATGAAGATTTAGCTAATGATATCTTTCAGGATACATTCATGAAAATTATTGTTATGCTTAAAGAAGGGCGTTATAACGAAGAAGGTAAATTTATTCTTTGGGCAAAAAGAATTTCCCATAATTTAATCATCGATCATTTCAGATCAAAAGCAAAGAATATCAAAGTTTCAGAAACTACTTTTGAAACCGATGAGTATTCTATTTTTGATTTGATCAGAGAACCTTCTGAAAATATCGAGGATCAGCTTGTAACAAACCAGATACAGGAAGATCTTTTAAGGATGCTGCAGTTTTTACCACAAAATCAGCAAGAAGTAATCAAACTGAGATTTTTTGACGGCCTGAGTTTCAAGGAAATTGCAGATCATACAGATATGAGCATTAATACGACCCTTGGAAGAGTACGGTATGCACTGATCAACCTGAGAAAAATCATGGATGAAAATAACATAATATTAACCAGATAA
- a CDS encoding DUF2683 family protein, with the protein MESIIVHPKNAMELSALKSVLKEMGIKFEKAHVKSSYNGQKIVKKASDNKNVKPAAKPSKPKGQ; encoded by the coding sequence ATGGAATCTATTATAGTACATCCAAAAAATGCAATGGAGCTAAGTGCGCTGAAAAGTGTTCTGAAGGAAATGGGCATTAAATTTGAAAAAGCTCATGTTAAAAGTTCGTATAACGGACAGAAAATAGTCAAGAAAGCAAGCGATAATAAAAATGTAAAGCCGGCTGCAAAGCCTTCAAAACCTAAAGGGCAGTAA
- the ileS gene encoding isoleucine--tRNA ligase, which translates to MSQFKEYKNLNLIDVAENVAEFWKQNKTFNKSVEIRQGNPEFVFYEGPPSANGMPGIHHVMARALKDIFCRYQTQNGKQVFRKAGWDTHGLPVELGVEKELGITKEDIGKKISIEDYNKACREAVMRYTDVWNNLTEKIGYWVDLDDPYITYKSKYMETVWWLLKQLYSKDLLYKGYTIQPYSPKAGTGLSSHELNQPGTYRDVSDTTVVAQFKVKKGSSALFNDVDGDVHILAWTTTPWTLPSNTALTVGRDIEYVVVKTFNQYTFEPVTVVLSRVLLPKVFGKKYTEGTDEDFANYTPETKVIPFRVLKEFTGEKLVDTRYEQLVPWFTPNDNPENAFRVILGDFVTTEDGTGVVHTAPTFGADDARVAKMAQPEIPPMLVKDENDNLVPLVDLQGRFIKGENVPEVFSGTYIKNEYYDEGTAPEKSWDVELAILLKTENKAFKVEKYVHSYPHCWRTDKPVLYYPLDSWFVKMTAVKDRLVNLNKEINWKPKATGEGRFANWLENVNDWNLSRSRYWGIPLPIWRTDDLKEEKIIGSVEELYNEIEKSIAAGLMTENPFKGFIIGNMSESNYELVDLHKNVVDKVILVSDSGKAMKRESDLIDVWFDSGSMPYAQLHYPFENKELIDNNKAFPADFIAEGVDQTRGWFYTLHAIGTAVFDSVAYKNVMSNGLVLDKNGQKMSKRLGNAVDPFETLSVYGPDATRWYMISNANPWENLKFDIEGIDEVRRKFFGTLYNTYSFFALYANVDGFNYSEKEVENRPEIDRWVLSELNLLIKEVKAFYEDYEPTRVARAISTFVNDNLSNWYVRLCRRRFWKGDYSDDKISAYQTLYTCLEVVAKLSAPIAPFFMDQLYQDLNKVTGKENCESVHLTDFPVADESLIDQDLVEKTHLAQNITSMVFSLRKKENVKVRQPLQKVLVPVLDSKTEEQILAVAELIKQEVNVKELQLINAEEASHLIVKQIKPNFKALGPKLGKDMKVVGAEISNLTAEQISSLEKEGKIDVQGYEITIDDVEISTKDIPGWTVTSDGKTTVALDLTLTDELKSEGIAREFINRIQNLRKDKDFELTDRISITLEESSPFLSDIKKNEEYISSEVLSSKIEIVSSLSNFNEIEIDEVNFKINVEKN; encoded by the coding sequence ATGAGCCAATTTAAAGAATACAAAAACCTCAACCTTATTGACGTAGCAGAGAATGTAGCGGAATTTTGGAAACAAAATAAAACTTTCAATAAGAGTGTTGAGATTCGTCAGGGAAATCCTGAGTTTGTTTTTTATGAAGGTCCGCCTTCAGCAAACGGTATGCCTGGAATTCACCACGTAATGGCAAGAGCATTGAAAGATATTTTCTGCCGTTACCAGACTCAAAACGGGAAGCAGGTTTTCCGTAAAGCGGGCTGGGATACGCATGGCCTTCCTGTGGAACTGGGTGTAGAAAAAGAATTAGGAATTACTAAAGAAGATATTGGCAAAAAAATCTCTATTGAAGACTACAACAAAGCTTGTCGTGAAGCAGTAATGCGTTATACCGATGTTTGGAATAACCTTACAGAAAAAATCGGATATTGGGTAGATCTTGATGATCCGTACATTACGTACAAGTCAAAATATATGGAAACCGTTTGGTGGTTGTTGAAGCAGTTGTACAGCAAAGACCTGTTGTACAAAGGGTATACTATCCAGCCTTACTCACCGAAAGCAGGAACAGGACTTTCTTCTCACGAGCTGAATCAGCCCGGGACGTATCGTGATGTTTCAGATACAACGGTTGTTGCTCAGTTTAAAGTAAAGAAAGGCTCTTCAGCATTATTTAATGATGTTGACGGTGACGTTCATATCCTTGCATGGACGACAACTCCCTGGACATTGCCCTCCAACACTGCTCTTACCGTAGGTAGAGATATTGAATATGTTGTAGTTAAAACTTTCAACCAATATACATTTGAACCCGTAACTGTTGTTTTATCAAGAGTTCTTTTACCTAAAGTTTTCGGTAAAAAATATACAGAAGGTACAGATGAGGATTTTGCTAACTATACTCCGGAAACTAAAGTAATTCCTTTCAGAGTTTTAAAAGAATTTACAGGAGAAAAACTTGTTGACACAAGATATGAGCAATTAGTTCCTTGGTTTACACCAAACGATAATCCTGAGAATGCGTTCAGAGTAATCTTAGGAGATTTCGTAACCACTGAAGATGGTACAGGTGTAGTTCATACAGCACCTACTTTCGGTGCGGATGATGCGAGAGTTGCTAAAATGGCTCAACCTGAGATTCCGCCAATGTTGGTAAAGGATGAAAATGACAACCTTGTACCATTGGTAGATTTACAGGGTAGATTCATCAAAGGAGAAAATGTTCCTGAGGTATTCTCCGGAACCTATATCAAAAATGAATATTACGATGAAGGAACAGCTCCTGAGAAATCATGGGATGTGGAACTTGCGATCCTGTTGAAAACGGAAAACAAGGCTTTCAAAGTAGAAAAATATGTTCACTCCTATCCACACTGCTGGAGAACGGACAAACCGGTATTGTATTATCCGTTGGATTCATGGTTTGTAAAAATGACTGCTGTAAAAGACAGACTGGTTAATCTGAACAAAGAAATCAACTGGAAACCAAAAGCTACCGGAGAAGGACGTTTTGCCAACTGGCTGGAAAATGTAAACGACTGGAATCTTTCCCGTTCAAGATATTGGGGTATTCCGTTGCCAATCTGGAGAACAGATGATCTGAAAGAAGAAAAAATCATCGGTTCTGTAGAAGAATTATACAACGAAATTGAGAAATCAATTGCAGCCGGACTGATGACTGAGAACCCGTTCAAAGGGTTTATCATCGGAAATATGTCTGAGTCTAACTATGAGCTTGTGGATCTTCACAAAAACGTAGTTGACAAAGTAATATTGGTTTCTGATTCAGGAAAGGCAATGAAGCGTGAAAGCGATCTGATTGACGTTTGGTTCGATTCAGGGTCTATGCCTTATGCTCAATTGCATTATCCTTTTGAAAATAAAGAATTAATCGACAACAATAAAGCATTCCCTGCTGATTTCATCGCAGAAGGTGTTGACCAGACTCGTGGATGGTTCTATACGCTTCATGCGATCGGAACAGCTGTTTTTGATTCTGTTGCTTATAAAAATGTAATGAGTAACGGTCTTGTTCTGGATAAGAACGGACAGAAAATGTCAAAACGTTTAGGAAATGCAGTAGATCCGTTCGAAACTCTTTCTGTGTACGGACCGGATGCTACCCGTTGGTATATGATCTCTAATGCAAACCCTTGGGAAAACCTGAAGTTTGACATTGAAGGAATTGACGAAGTAAGAAGAAAGTTCTTCGGAACACTTTATAATACCTATTCATTCTTTGCTTTATACGCGAATGTGGATGGCTTCAACTATTCAGAAAAAGAAGTGGAAAACCGTCCTGAAATTGACAGGTGGGTTCTTTCTGAACTGAATCTTCTGATCAAAGAAGTAAAAGCTTTCTATGAAGATTATGAGCCAACAAGAGTAGCAAGAGCGATCAGCACTTTTGTAAACGATAACCTGAGTAACTGGTATGTAAGATTATGCAGAAGACGTTTCTGGAAAGGAGATTATTCTGATGACAAAATCTCTGCTTACCAGACTTTATATACATGTCTTGAAGTAGTTGCCAAGCTATCTGCTCCAATTGCTCCGTTTTTTATGGATCAGTTATATCAGGATTTAAATAAAGTAACAGGTAAAGAAAACTGTGAATCTGTGCACTTAACAGACTTCCCGGTAGCTGATGAAAGCTTGATCGATCAGGATCTGGTTGAGAAAACTCATTTGGCTCAGAACATTACAAGTATGGTCTTCTCTTTAAGAAAGAAAGAAAATGTAAAAGTTCGTCAGCCATTACAAAAAGTATTGGTTCCTGTATTGGATTCTAAAACAGAAGAACAGATTCTTGCTGTGGCAGAACTGATCAAACAGGAAGTCAACGTAAAAGAATTACAGTTAATCAATGCTGAAGAAGCATCTCACTTAATTGTAAAACAGATAAAGCCTAACTTCAAAGCTCTTGGTCCGAAATTAGGAAAAGACATGAAGGTGGTAGGTGCCGAGATTAGCAATCTTACTGCAGAACAGATTTCCAGTCTTGAAAAAGAAGGAAAAATAGACGTTCAGGGATATGAGATCACCATTGATGATGTAGAAATTTCTACAAAAGATATCCCGGGATGGACAGTAACTTCTGATGGAAAAACAACTGTGGCATTAGATTTGACATTAACCGATGAGTTAAAATCTGAAGGAATCGCAAGAGAATTCATCAACAGAATTCAAAACCTGCGAAAAGATAAAGACTTTGAACTGACAGACAGAATTTCAATCACATTAGAAGAAAGCTCTCCTTTCCTGAGTGATATCAAGAAAAATGAAGAATATATTTCTTCCGAAGTCTTGTCAAGTAAAATAGAAATTGTATCTTCACTTTCAAATTTTAACGAAATCGAAATAGATGAGGTTAATTTTAAGATAAATGTTGAAAAAAATTAA
- a CDS encoding TraR/DksA family transcriptional regulator — protein MSDERVRYSDADLQEFKAIIKEKIEKAEKDLQLIRESFINDQNNGTDDTSPTFKAFEEGAETLSKEQNSILAGRQEKFVRDLKNALIRIENKTYGVCRVTGKLIPKERLLAVPHATLSIEAKNMQK, from the coding sequence ATGTCAGACGAAAGAGTTAGATACAGCGATGCTGATTTACAGGAATTTAAAGCGATCATTAAAGAAAAAATAGAAAAGGCAGAAAAAGATCTTCAGCTTATCAGAGAAAGTTTTATCAATGACCAGAATAATGGAACTGATGATACTTCTCCTACCTTCAAAGCTTTTGAGGAAGGAGCAGAAACCCTGAGCAAAGAGCAGAACTCTATTCTGGCAGGAAGACAGGAAAAATTCGTGCGTGACCTTAAAAATGCTTTGATCAGAATCGAAAATAAAACGTATGGTGTTTGCAGAGTTACAGGAAAACTGATTCCTAAGGAAAGACTTTTGGCCGTTCCTCATGCTACGCTGAGCATCGAAGCGAAAAATATGCAAAAATAA
- a CDS encoding PepSY-like domain-containing protein — protein MKNVKKIAGVLMIMFLLMGSFVSAQDRAINANQLPKTAKNFLAAHFKGIPVNSAIEDREIYGVDEYKVYLTNGMKMEFDSNGNWKEVDGKHQKIPYGFIPVSIRNYSTKNFPNTYIIKIEKKRWSYKAELSNGLELEFDRNGNFKRIDD, from the coding sequence ATGAAAAATGTAAAGAAAATCGCAGGAGTATTGATGATCATGTTTTTATTGATGGGAAGCTTTGTTTCTGCACAGGACAGAGCGATCAATGCTAATCAGCTACCCAAAACAGCCAAAAACTTTCTAGCGGCCCATTTTAAAGGAATACCTGTAAACTCTGCTATAGAAGACAGAGAAATCTATGGAGTAGATGAATACAAAGTATATCTGACTAACGGAATGAAAATGGAGTTTGACAGCAATGGAAACTGGAAAGAAGTGGATGGGAAACATCAGAAAATTCCATATGGTTTTATCCCGGTATCAATCCGAAACTACAGCACGAAGAATTTTCCCAACACTTACATCATCAAGATCGAAAAGAAAAGATGGTCTTATAAAGCAGAACTTTCCAACGGATTGGAGCTTGAATTTGACAGAAACGGAAATTTTAAAAGAATTGATGATTAA
- the trpS gene encoding tryptophan--tRNA ligase → MSRILTGIQATGTPHLGNLLGAIIPAIELSKQEGNESFLFIANLHTLTQIKDAQTLRQNTYEIAAAWLACGLDTEKTFFYRQSDIAETCELSWHLSCFFPYQRLTLAHSFKDKADRLQDVNAGLFTYPILMAADILLYDAEIVPVGKDQLQHLEIARDVASRFNNQMGEVLVLPQAELQQDTKYVPGTDGRKMSKSMGNIINIFLPEKELKKQVMSIESDSKSLEEPKDPETDKTFQIYELIATPEQTEELRAKYLAGNFGYGHAKKELLDLILVRFEKEREVFTYYMNNLDELEAKLQQGAEKTRPIALETLKRVRTSLGF, encoded by the coding sequence ATGTCAAGAATTCTTACCGGCATTCAAGCCACCGGAACACCCCATCTTGGAAATTTATTAGGGGCCATTATTCCTGCTATCGAACTATCCAAGCAGGAAGGAAATGAATCATTTTTATTTATTGCGAATCTTCATACGCTTACACAGATTAAAGATGCGCAGACTTTAAGACAAAATACCTACGAGATTGCTGCGGCTTGGCTTGCTTGTGGACTAGATACTGAAAAAACATTTTTCTACAGACAAAGTGATATCGCTGAAACCTGTGAACTTTCTTGGCATTTATCATGTTTTTTTCCTTATCAAAGATTAACATTAGCCCATTCATTTAAGGATAAGGCTGACAGGCTTCAGGATGTGAATGCAGGACTGTTTACCTACCCTATTCTGATGGCTGCAGATATTTTACTGTATGATGCAGAGATTGTACCTGTAGGAAAAGATCAGCTTCAGCACCTGGAAATTGCAAGAGATGTAGCTTCCAGATTCAATAACCAGATGGGAGAAGTGCTTGTTTTACCACAGGCAGAACTTCAGCAGGACACGAAATATGTTCCCGGAACTGATGGACGTAAAATGTCTAAATCTATGGGAAATATTATCAATATTTTCTTACCTGAAAAGGAACTGAAAAAACAGGTGATGAGCATTGAATCTGATTCCAAATCTCTGGAGGAACCAAAAGATCCTGAAACGGATAAAACCTTCCAGATCTATGAACTTATTGCAACTCCTGAGCAGACTGAAGAGCTAAGAGCTAAATATCTTGCAGGAAATTTCGGATATGGCCACGCTAAGAAAGAATTATTGGATCTTATTCTCGTACGTTTTGAGAAAGAAAGAGAAGTATTCACTTATTATATGAATAATCTTGACGAGCTGGAAGCAAAACTACAGCAAGGAGCCGAGAAAACCAGACCTATTGCACTGGAAACTCTTAAAAGAGTAAGAACAAGCTTAGGATTTTAA